The DNA sequence TGATTTTTTTACTTTGTCCATTGTTTTCAAAAAGTCTTCTCTTTGAAATTGAAACTGAAGATCTTGGTAAGATTTAATGAGCCTATCTACATGAAAAACGATAATAGTTAAGGGGTTTGAAATATCGTGAGCAATATCAGCAGATACCGCTCCAATTGTAGCCAATTGAAATTGATTTTTTGCTACTCTCAAATTTTCAATCATGATGTTGAACTCATCCTGTAATTGTTTGAATTCATCCACTCGCGAGAGTTCTAAGTTATGTTCCAAATCACCCCGGCTCACTCTTGAGAACATATTTTTCAATATTTCAATGGGTTGTAATAACGATTTTGCTTGCTTTGCCATGAGGACAGATAAAACACCAAATAGAAACACACTAAGTGTCATTAAAAATAACCATAAATAAGATCTAAGGTCTCTAATTTTTTCATCGAATTTAATTTCGAATTTAGTGACTAACTCGTTTGATTTGTTTTCAATTTCTAAGGCTTGAATTTGGAGAAGTTTTCGGTCGTTTAAGAGTTTAAAATATAAAGTCATAGAGTTGGAATAGTTGTCAAGGAGTGTGAGTTCTCGATGGCCAATTCGCCTGTCTTGACTCATATTATCTTTGAGCTGATAAATGACTTTATATATTCTATCAATATACTGATCTTCTTGGCGGGCTAGGAAGTCTTTTTCATGTCTTCGCAATTGCAAATATTGAATTAAATAGAGATCTTTATTTTTCCCTTCCAGTTTGTTTATATAAGATTCTAGTTCATGAATGCTGGACCTCCAGCTTCCTTCAAGTCCCCAATCTTTATAACCAAGCTTAAAAAAAATCTCCCAAATTTTATTTAGCGTCTGATAGTAGTCATCTTCAATTTTTCTAAACTCAATAATTTCTTTCTGAAAATCAATGGATACCTGATCAAAGAGAATCTCTTGATTTCTCATGATTTCAAAATGTGATTGTCGAACTTTATCTAGGTAGAGGGATTTTCCAGATTGAAAAAATTTTTCATTATGAACTTCGCTAGCAAGAAATTCTCTGCCATTTATTTTTTGATTCATAAATCCGTCGCGAATATGTTCGAAAGACTCATTCATGTTTCTAAGTTGATTTTCTACACGAAGAAGCATCAAAAACACCAAGGTGAAGATGATCAAACCCACAAGTTGTACGAAAGCAAATCGAAAAACAATCTCATTGTAGAAACTTTTCTTATATTTTGTAAAATAAGAATTAATCATTTCTTCTCCAAAAATAGGATCGGTCAATTGCAAGAGAACTTAACTAGACGAAGGCCTCATCTAGACAATCAACAAAGTGCTCAGTAAATTTTTGACTCTCTAGAGATCGGCATTAGTATAATGAAGATACAGGTCCTAAATCTAAATTATTTTTGGGGTTAGTCATGAATTCAGCTGGGGAAGATGGAAAAACAAAAGCAATCAAAGCTGCGAAGGCTTTTGAATTCTATGTTCGCGCGGTTTGGCCTTTCCATCGCTATTTTGCCCTCAATAAAATCAACAAAAGATGTCAGAGATGTGCGGCTTCCGAAAGAATGATTCCCTTGGATAGCTCGGGGCTTTGTAAAAAATGTCTTGATTTTTCAAAGTCCTCAGATCGAGAGTCCGTAACGGTAACAAGCTCTAGAAAATCCAAGGAATTACAGGACAAAACACTTTTTCAGGAGTTATTAAGGACCTATCAAGGGGCTGGAAAAGGACAGTATGATGCCCTTGTGATGTACAGTGGGGGTAAGGATAGTTCTTATTTGATTCGAAGGATTCAAGAGGAATTCCCACAATTAAGAGTGTTAGCCTTTACCGTTGATAATGGTTTTATGAGTCCTGTGGCCAAGGAAAATATCGAGTTTTTGATTCCTAAATTAAAAGTGGATCATCTTTTTCTTAAGCCAAAAAAAGAATTATATATCAAGCTGTTTAAATATGCTCTGACTCATCTTAATGAAGAGGGAAGTTATGGGACAGTGGATTTCAGTGATGGGGAGCTGATGTTGGATTTGGCCCGAAATATAGCGGCAGAAAAAGGGATACCCTTGATTCTTTGTGGATACTCCAAATACCAAGTACAAAATGGCTTAAAATTGCAGAATTTTGAGTCCCCCCGTGAACGTGAATTCTCTGATCGCACTGAAACCGCGAAAATTCCTTTAAAGAATATTTTTAACCCAGAAGAGTTGAAATATAGGTGGCAGGGTTCGCTGTGGCCAAAGGCAAGTGTGGCTCGATTGCTGTTTCCCCTTTATTGTTGGGATTTGGAAGAAGCAGAAATTTTAGCTAAGGTTCAAGAGTGGGGACTGACCAGTCCCAAAAATTACAGTCCCATTGTAACGAACCATCAGCTGATACCCCTGTGTGGGGTGGTGGATGTTCATCAGAATGGGTACAGCAGTTTTGAAAATGAGTTTTGCCGCATGATCAGAGAAGGAAAAGCGGATAAAGACCACTGGCAAAAAGTATTTGAATTTTTAGAATACACTTCTAAAACAGGCTTATTTGTAAGATCCACAGTTTTGGAATCTTTACAACAATTAGGGCTATCTATAGAAGATGTAGGAATTAAATTTTCCTAGAGATCGAGGGCTTATGGATCAAAATGAAATTAAAATCAAAAAAGGAACGGTTCTGATTTACCGTATCTTTGATATTGCTGAAGAGATTAATATATCACAGGTGGAGGCTATTCTTCGTGATAATCGAGGCCCCGATAGATTCAAAGTTCCTAAGTACATTGATCGTGCTATTGAAATGAAAAAACCTCCTATTACTTTTGGATTAGGCGATGAAACGATATGGATTCAAGGAAAGAGCTTAAAGGCGGAGGTCTTGGTTAAATTGAGGGACTTTGGCGTGCTCTCCATGATTTATCAAATTCACATAGAGCCTTCGACAACTTGGAAGCAGCTGATTGATCTGGCTGTCGGTTTAGAAGAAGGTTCAGAAATTGACAATTTAGCCAAGCAGCAGGCAAAAGAAATTACCAATGCTATCAGCAATACCTTAAAAAAGGAAAGTCACTGGAGTGGTTTTGAAGATTATATTGTTTACTTTATTGAAGAGTTTGAAAATAATTTAACAGTAAAAGAATTTTTAGAAAAAGCGGATTTTCCTTCTTTGATAAGTGCTGAAAATCAAGTCAAACTTTCTGAGTCCACTAAAAATTCCCTCGCCGATTCTATTTATCAGTACAGTGAAAATGATGTCACCATCGTAGAGTGGAATTCCGCCCTGGTGATAGAGCCTGGAGGATCCAGAGATATTCCAGATATTTTAGAATTTTCTGTTACGCATCTGATGGAGATGCGCTATTATGATGATTTATTAGATTTAAAGCTGAGTGTTTTGTATGAAGATATTGAAAAAAAAAGAAGTTCCATTTGGACACCTAAATATGATCGAGTTTATGAAGAAGCGAGTTCAAGGTATATCGAGTTTATTGAGTTTTTAGAGAGAGTGGAAAATTCACTAAAAGTGGTTGGGGATTTTTATCTTGCCACCATTTATAGAGGGGCAACGAATCAGTTTCGTCTAAAAGATTGGCAAAATAGCGTGACTCGAAAAATGAACATTCTGGCTCAAGTGAGTAATCTCTTGCAGGGTGAAATGAATATGCGTCGGAGTCATCTCTTGGAAATCATTATTATCTTTTTGATTACCTATGAAATTGTCATGGCAATTTGGAAAAAGTAGAGGTAGGATGAACCATGGGCGCATTTAGTTTAACTCATTTATTAATTTTGGCGGTGGTTCTTCTCATTTTTTTAAAACCAAAAAGACTGAAAGATCTGGGAAGTTCTGTGGGAAAATCAATTAAAAACTTCAAACAAGCTAAAGATGAAATTGAAGTTGAAGTTATTTCTGAAGAAAATAAGAAGACCTAGTTCGCTGAGAATGAATGAAATATAAACATGATAAATAAAATTTGGAATGTTCATAAATTTGGTGGAACCAGTGTTTTAAATGCGGATCGTTTTCGCAATGTCTACAAAATTCTGACTCAGAGTCACTCTCAGCACAAAGAACTTTATTGTAATGATGGGCCTAAAGCGCTTGTAGTTTCAGCAATGAAAGGCGTCACTGATGACTTAATTCAAGCCGTTTTCGGTGCCGAGAAACGGGATGAGGGGTATAAATCTTTATTGCAGAAAATTTGGAACAGGCATCAAAGTGAAATCACATCTCTCATCACAGCGGTTGATTATCGTGAGTCGTTATTAGAAGTTTTAAGAAAAGATTTTACCGAGCTTCATGAAATTTTAAGGGGCGTTTGGCTGGTTCAAAGCGCTTCAAAAACAATTCTTGATCAAGTTTCCGGAATGGGTGAAGTTTGGTCAGCTCAGATTTTAAATGCTTACCTAAAGTCTGAAGGAAGAAAATCTCAATGGCTCGATGCCAGAGACGTTTTAAGCGTCAGTTCTTCGGGAGTCCGGGTCATTGTGAATTGGGAAAAATCCAAAACACAATTAGAGTCTCAACTAGAAAAATTAAATTCCGAGGAGGAGCTTGAATTTTTGGTGATCACTGGCTTTGTCGCTCGGGAAGAATCGGGAGCTGTGACCACTCTGGGGAGAAATGGTAGCGACTACTCGGCCTCAATTTTTGGCGCTCTTTTTCACTCTCAAGAAATAATTATTTGGACTGATGTCGACGGGGTGCTATCTGCAGATCCCCGATGGGTGCCAGAAGCCGTGCTTCTTGATGAAATGTCGTATTCTGAAGTCACGGAGTTAGCCTATTTCGGAGCCAAGGTGGTTCACCCAGCAACCATGGCTCCAGCTATTGAGTTGTCTATTCCCATTTGGATTAAAAATTCACTAAAACCGGAGGGACGTGGGACCTGTATCCATAAGGATGCTAAATCAGATCGACAAGTAAAGGGATTTTCGACTATCGATAAAATGTCCTTAATTAATTTAGAAGGAACGGGAATGGTGGGCGTTCCTGGAGTGGCAGAGCGCCTATTTGGAGCTTTAAGATCTGCAGGTGTGAATGTGGTTTTGATTTCCCAAGCCAGTTCAGAGCAATCGATTTGTTTGGCAATTGAGGAATCCCAAGGGCCTCTGGCAAGGCAGGCCATAGAGCAAGCCTTTGCCTTAGAATTTCAAAAAAACTTAATTCAGCCCCTTCAGATAACAAACGACATAAGCATTCTTGCCGCTGTCGGAGATAACATGCAACACACACCAGGGATTGCAGGTCGTTTCTTTACGGCCCTTGGACAGAGTGGAATCAGCGTTCGAGCCATCGCTCAAGGGTCCTCGGAACGAAATATCTCTGCGGTTATTGATACCAAAGATGCCGTGAAGGCTTTGCGTACAGTTCATTCCTCATTTGTACTCCCACATCTGAATATTTCCCTTGGACTTATTGGAACGGGATTGATTGGAAGTACTTTTTTAAAACAACTTTCGGAGCAAACCGAAAGACTCAAAACAAGCAAAAAAATAAATATCCAGGTTCGAGCCATCGCCGATTCTAAAAAAATGTGGCTTTCTGAAAATGAAATTCCCTTACAGAATTGGAAAGAAGGATTCGAAAAATACTCTCAAGCATTGGATTTAAAAAAATTAAGTCATCACCTTCAATCTCATTATATTCCCCATTCAGTGCTTATCGAAGCGACAGCAAGTAGTTCTTTGACAACTCATTATGTAAACTGGTTGAACCAGGGGCTGCATCTGATTTCTCCAAACAAAAAAGCAAATACGGGCTCTTTTCAAGATTACAAAAATATCCGTCTCGCCATGCAAAGTAGCCAGAGACATTTTTTATACTCGACGAACGTAGGAGCAGGTCTTCCCATCATTCAAACTCTGAGGGATTTGAGAGCCACAGGTGATGAAATCGTCGAAATAGAAGGGATCTTAAGCGGGACGCTCTCCTATATTTTCAATGAGTTTTCTGGTTCTTTTTTTTCGAAAATTGTCTGTCAAGCCAAAGAGAAAGGTTACACGGAGCCTGATCCCAGGGAAGATCTTTCAGGTCAGGATGTGGTTAGAAAATTGGTGATTCTGGCACGGGAAATTCAAATTCCTTTAGAAGTGAATGAGGTTGAAGTGATGGGCCTTGTTCCTGAAAAAATGCAAAGTCTAACCAAAGACGAATTTATGGCACAAATTCAAGAGCTCGATGACCAGATGGAAAAGCGGTGGATGGCAGCAAAGGAAAAAAATGAAATTCTCAGATTTGTTGCGAGTATTGATTCTTCTGGAAAAGCTAAGGTTGGGCTTAAAAATTTGCCTTATCATCATGTATTTTCAAAAGTGACGGGAACCGATAACATCGTGCTTTTTAAAACTCGACGCTATTTCCATCAACCCCTGGTGGTTCAGGGACCTGGAGCTGGCCCTGAGGTGACTGCTGCCGGCGTTTTTGCTGATCTCTTGAGACTTTCACAATATTTGGGAGCTCCCTTATGACCCGCGCCCTTGTCAGGAAAGCTGCGAAGAAACCTGGGAAGCATTCTGTGAAAAAATCTTTGAATAGCGCAACAGCTTTTGCTCCTGCAACGGTGGCCAATGTCGCTGTTGGATTTGATATTCTTGGCTTTGCTATTAATGGGCTTGGTGAAACTGCCTGTGTCGAGAAGATTCCGTCTGCAAAAGTCATTCTGAATCCCATTGAAGGGTATCCTGAGATTCCTCTGGAACCTCATTTAAATACGGCCACCGCTGGTTTGTTAGAACTCATAAAAGATCAAAATTTGAATTTTGGTTTTCGTGTCACCCTGAAAAAAAATATTCCCATGGGGTCAGGGCTTGGAGGTTCTTCGACCTCAGCCGTGGCAGCGCTGGTGGCAGCGAACGCCTTACTAAAAAAGAAATTATCCATGGAACAACTCCTTCATTACGCTCTTATTGGCGAACAAATTGCCAGTCAGTCACGACATGCCGATAATGTAGCTCCTTGTTTGGTTGGTGGAATGGTTTTAATACATCAAAATCAAGGGAAAAAGATTTCTGCGAAAACATCAAACTCCTTTTTTCCGATTAAGATCAAATCTCCCAAGGACTTATATTGTGTGATTGTTTTACCTGAAATTTCCATTAAAACGAGTGAGGCACGCAAAATATTAAGTCCTCAGGTTCCCTTGGCGTCGGTCATTGAGCAAACTCGCAATTTGGCAGGATTTATCTTAGGCTGTGAAAAAAGTGATTTTGATTTAATGGGACTCAGTTTGAAAGATGCAATTATTGAAACTCAACGCTCACATTTGGTTCCTTTTTTTAGCGATATTCAAAAATCAGCCCTCGCTGCGGGGGCCTTAGGTTGTTCTCTTTCTGGCTCCGGTCCTGCGATGTTTGCTTTAGGCAAAGGACCAAGTAAAGCCGTCAAAATTCACAAAGCGATGTTGGCGATGGCTGCGCAAAAAAATCTTCCTATAAAAGGTTCATGGGTTTCTCGAATTTCCAATCGCGGTGCCCGAGTGATTCGAGGCCGAGGATGAAATTTTTTTCCACGCGAGGTCTTGCATTGCCCTGCCATTTATCGGAAGCCATCAGGCAAGGATTAGCTCCTGATGGTGGCCTGTTTGTTCCTAGCCAGTGGCCATCCCCTCAAACTTTTTCTCAAATACTCCATGATTCAAAATGGAAAGAGCTCTCATTTTCTCAATTTGCAGCAAAATTTTTGGAACCTTTTTTTCAGGAAGACCCTTTAGCTGAGCACCTTGAAAAAATTTGTGCGAGAGCGTTTAATTTTCCTCTACCCTGTGTAAGAATTGATGATCACACTCAAGTTTTAGAACTTTTCCACGGTCCCACCAGCGCTTTTAAGGACTTCGGAGCAAGGTTCTTAGCCTTATGTTTTAATCATCTTGAACCGGATCCCAGGAAGCAAAATTCAAAGCGCCAGCCAATGGTTCTTGTCGCGACAAGTGGAGACACCGGCGGGGCGGTGGCCGCGGCTTTTAGCGAATTTACGGATATTCCCGTTTGTATTCTTTATCCCAAAGGTCAAGTGTCACAACGACAGGAACAACAGCTCACTTGTTGGGGAGAACAGGTCAGAGCCTTTTCAGTTGTGGGAACTTTTGATGATTGCCAGCGCTTGGCAAAGGAAGCTTTTTTATCGGAATATTTTCGAGATCACCATCATTTAATTTCTGCTAATAGCATTAACCTGGCACGTTTGTTACCTCAAATGGCCTACTTTGCCTATACAAGTTTAAAGCATAACAGCTTAAAGCATGCCAGCTTAAAGCATCAAAGCCGTTCAGGAGAGGCCAAAGGAGCGCGATTTATTATTCCTTCGGGAAATATGGGCAATGCAGCTGCCGCTCTATGGGCTCAAAAGCTGGGATTTCCCATAGCAAAAGTAATTTTTGCTCATAATGCCAATAGCACTATTCCTGATTATTTTAAAACGGGTCAATATCGACCTCGAGCTTCTCTTTCTACTTTGGCAAATGCCATGGATGTGGGGCATCCTTCAAACTTTGAGCGTATTTTAAATTTATTTCCTGACCGTGAAACTCTCTCAAAAATCAGTGCCGCCTTTTCAGTGACAGATTCGCAAATTAGAGAAACCATCCGTTTTGGGTACAGCAAGGGACAAATTTGGTGCCCGCACACTGCTACTGCGGCCTATGTTCGTTATCACCTTTTGCATGCAGGTAATTTGGATATTGCTGATGATGAAATTATCGTGGCTACCGCCCATCCTGCAAAGTTTGAAAGTATTGTGGAACCTTTGATTCCAGAAAAAGTAAAAGTGCCCTTAACCCTGCAAGCGCTTTTATCTAAGCCTTCTCATAAAATTGAAATTGATTCTAACCTAGAAATTCTGGCAGAAAATTTGAAAATTTGAAAAATTGAAAATATTGAAAATATTGAAAAAATTAAAATTTGAGAAAGTAGAGAAAATGATTCAATGAATACTTTTTTAAGGAAATCAATAAAACGTAAGTTCATCTCCAGTTCTCTGATTCTATTTCAACTGTTTCATCCGGGTTGTATACACACTTCATCTCATGAATATAGAAATATAGAGATTCCTTCTCGTAAAGGACTTAGCGAGCAAAATTTCGGTGAAATAAAAGTAGATAGTGCCATTTATTTACCTTCAAAGTTTCCATTAACTGATTTTTTTAGTCGTTTGAAAAAGGGAGAATTTACTGATGCTTTTAAACGTATTGATCTTGAATACAAACAATCAACTATCAATGATAAGGTATTGGAGCAAATTATAGACAGTGGTTTTATACCAGTTTATGTTGAGATAAAAAATCAAGGGAAAAAACCTATTCATATTGATGAAAAAAGCTTTGCTCTGACAAATTTTGCAAATGGAACAAATGGAACAAGCGGAACAAACGGAAAACAAGAAATCAAGGCGTTCTACTCTGAAACTTTACCCCGGGAATTTACGAAATTTAATACAAGTGCCGCTGCGGCCAATGTGATAAATACGGGTATAGTTATTGTGGGTTTTGCTGCGGTTCTAGCTGGAATGTTAATTATTACGAGTGCTTCGTCCGCAGGAAGCTTGAGCTTCCCCAATTTTCATCCCAATGGCAACTCATCTGATATTAAGGTTTTCAATGATATAACTACAGTTACAAAAGTAAACTATAATTCATTTTTAATAACCTCTTCGGTTCTAAATCCAGGTGAAAGTAAAAATGGGCTTTTATTTTTTTACACTCAAGATTTAGTAGGAATTCATGAATTTAAACTGATTTTTCAGCCAACGATCAACCCCAACAAAAAAAATCAATATTGAGTTGATAAACCTGTTCAGATTTTTGTTTCACGACTTCGGTTTGTGTTTCTTTAATGAGATCAAGTAATTTCTTTTTTAAAATATTCTGGAATTTTAGTTCTGAAGAAAAAATTACAGAAAAGAAGTAATCTTCAGTAGAGTCGAGTTTAGTTTTTTTAATTTTTTCAATGGTTTTGATCCGGTTTAAAATGCTGAATATTTGAAAGACAGGTGAATCTTCTGGAAGATGGAGATTGGGATCTGTTGTCAAATATTTATTGTTTTTACTTTGAACAAGATTCCAGTCTTTGAGCTTATTAATTAAGAGAAAAAGCCTATTTTTTTCAATACCAATTTTATCACAGATAAGTTCTGGATTTTTTGAGTACTGAGGAATTGTAAGAAAAAGATGAATAAGTTGTAATTCAATATTAGTAAAATATTCCCATTTATGGGGCTCGACAGATTCCAGAGAATGACTTCGAATTTCCGATGTTATTTTTAGCTTATCAATACGTATTCTATTGATTTTTTTATTTAATAAGTCACCTCTTTTGGCATTGAGAGCTATTTCTGACTCTCTTAAAAGCAAAAGGAATTCAATTTCATCGAGAGACAGTTTTAAGTACTCACAAGCTGAAAAAAGTTGGTCAGGATTTAGATGAACATGACTATTCATCACTTTCGAAAGATATGTTTTTTGGACTCCGCAATGAATGGCCATTTTTTCAAATGTAAATTTGCCACCAAATATTTGTCGCCTATAGGACATGAAAGCTTTTAAAGCTTTTTTGTAATTATCAAAATCATATAAATTCATAAGTTTACCTTTAGTATAATAAAATCTTATTAATTAGTTAACTAATTAATATACTACCAGAAGTGAAAATGGCAATACTATCTTAGAAACAAAGCTTAACAATATATTTCATAAAAGGAGAAATAGATGAAAAAGGCATTATTAATAATTGTAACACTGATTACTGCAATTTCACAGGCAAGTGTTTATAGCTGTAATATTTCAAGATCCAGTGCTAATAAAGCGCCAGATGTATGGAGTTTTATTTTTGATACAGAAAAAGAAAATAGTAAATTTATCGATATAGACATCGAACAACAGACTAAGGCGGGGTGTGTGGTATTAAGAGCTTCAAAAGTATATTTAAGTTGTGCGTATGGAAGTGAAAAAAATTCAGTGTTTTCTTCTGTTGAAGATGGTACGGCCGTATTTTCTTTCGTGTCTAGAAATGAAAGTGGATTTACCCTTTTAAGTTGTGTAAAACAGTAATTATATCAATAAGGGTTATGTATGAATTTTATAAAATTATTATTTTCGCTTACCTTGTTTCATTCAATGTCATTCGCTGCAGGGGGATGGGTCAGTGGAGGTGGGGAGCTATTAAAGGATTCACATAACCCTTGGTTTATAAACAACACTTCGGATGTTTTTTACTGTGTTATAATTGATGAAGCTAATTTTGGGGCTTCAAGTGAAACCATAGAAAGAAATCTTGAGTTAGCGATTAATTACTGGAAATCTGAATTTAATTTTGCAATAACCCCTGAATTCAAACATTTTGGAAAACTAAAAATAGCTTCACAAACCTTTATTAAGGTACCATGTCATGAAAAAAAAGTTAACATTCGTTTTCAGTTTGGTTACCTTGAAAAAGATCAAAAAAATTACTTAAGAAGTCCTAAGAAATATGCAGCGGTTACAGTAAGAACTGATTACGATCCAATAAATTTAAAGGCTAAAGGTTTTGTCTACCTGTCGCCTTCTCAGGGAGCTTTGGCCTATAATTCTGAAGGTGTAGCTAGAAATGCCTGGAGTCTGAATGATGGAAATTTGTTATACGTTACCTTAATTCATGAATTAGGACATGTTTTTGGCTTGCCCCATATAGGAACTATGGGGGTATTGATGTCCGAAGGGTTTGTTGAATTGATGTTAAGGCAAAATAAATTACCTGATGCAAGATTGGCGGAAATTTCCTTTTTTTCTTTGATGAAAAAAACTCGGGTTATTTGCCCTCTGGAACCTTTGTTAATTGTTTGGAGAAAATTCTTTGATTTGGAAGAGACGGATAAATGTATGAGATTTGATTTTGAGCATTTAAAGGCGAATCAGATTTTTGGTG is a window from the Deltaproteobacteria bacterium genome containing:
- the thrC gene encoding threonine synthase, which gives rise to MKFFSTRGLALPCHLSEAIRQGLAPDGGLFVPSQWPSPQTFSQILHDSKWKELSFSQFAAKFLEPFFQEDPLAEHLEKICARAFNFPLPCVRIDDHTQVLELFHGPTSAFKDFGARFLALCFNHLEPDPRKQNSKRQPMVLVATSGDTGGAVAAAFSEFTDIPVCILYPKGQVSQRQEQQLTCWGEQVRAFSVVGTFDDCQRLAKEAFLSEYFRDHHHLISANSINLARLLPQMAYFAYTSLKHNSLKHASLKHQSRSGEAKGARFIIPSGNMGNAAAALWAQKLGFPIAKVIFAHNANSTIPDYFKTGQYRPRASLSTLANAMDVGHPSNFERILNLFPDRETLSKISAAFSVTDSQIRETIRFGYSKGQIWCPHTATAAYVRYHLLHAGNLDIADDEIIVATAHPAKFESIVEPLIPEKVKVPLTLQALLSKPSHKIEIDSNLEILAENLKI
- a CDS encoding twin-arginine translocase TatA/TatE family subunit; amino-acid sequence: MGAFSLTHLLILAVVLLIFLKPKRLKDLGSSVGKSIKNFKQAKDEIEVEVISEENKKT
- a CDS encoding DUF4423 domain-containing protein, which gives rise to MNLYDFDNYKKALKAFMSYRRQIFGGKFTFEKMAIHCGVQKTYLSKVMNSHVHLNPDQLFSACEYLKLSLDEIEFLLLLRESEIALNAKRGDLLNKKINRIRIDKLKITSEIRSHSLESVEPHKWEYFTNIELQLIHLFLTIPQYSKNPELICDKIGIEKNRLFLLINKLKDWNLVQSKNNKYLTTDPNLHLPEDSPVFQIFSILNRIKTIEKIKKTKLDSTEDYFFSVIFSSELKFQNILKKKLLDLIKETQTEVVKQKSEQVYQLNIDFFCWG
- a CDS encoding HAMP domain-containing histidine kinase, whose translation is MINSYFTKYKKSFYNEIVFRFAFVQLVGLIIFTLVFLMLLRVENQLRNMNESFEHIRDGFMNQKINGREFLASEVHNEKFFQSGKSLYLDKVRQSHFEIMRNQEILFDQVSIDFQKEIIEFRKIEDDYYQTLNKIWEIFFKLGYKDWGLEGSWRSSIHELESYINKLEGKNKDLYLIQYLQLRRHEKDFLARQEDQYIDRIYKVIYQLKDNMSQDRRIGHRELTLLDNYSNSMTLYFKLLNDRKLLQIQALEIENKSNELVTKFEIKFDEKIRDLRSYLWLFLMTLSVFLFGVLSVLMAKQAKSLLQPIEILKNMFSRVSRGDLEHNLELSRVDEFKQLQDEFNIMIENLRVAKNQFQLATIGAVSADIAHDISNPLTIIVFHVDRLIKSYQDLQFQFQREDFLKTMDKVKKSVNRVEKIVASIKTLARKSSPTDFQKINVFQLIEESYFFVELKVKQKGVTFQLESLDKNLHTNGNPTQLSQVLVNLISNAVDAIENLDEKWIHVQVKDVNQTIEISITDSGKGIPDKIRQTLFKVGLTTKELGKGTGLGLMMAKQIIETHLGEIYVENFHHTRFVIHLPHFIASEKTGSDNKAA
- the thrA gene encoding bifunctional aspartate kinase/homoserine dehydrogenase I; translated protein: MINKIWNVHKFGGTSVLNADRFRNVYKILTQSHSQHKELYCNDGPKALVVSAMKGVTDDLIQAVFGAEKRDEGYKSLLQKIWNRHQSEITSLITAVDYRESLLEVLRKDFTELHEILRGVWLVQSASKTILDQVSGMGEVWSAQILNAYLKSEGRKSQWLDARDVLSVSSSGVRVIVNWEKSKTQLESQLEKLNSEEELEFLVITGFVAREESGAVTTLGRNGSDYSASIFGALFHSQEIIIWTDVDGVLSADPRWVPEAVLLDEMSYSEVTELAYFGAKVVHPATMAPAIELSIPIWIKNSLKPEGRGTCIHKDAKSDRQVKGFSTIDKMSLINLEGTGMVGVPGVAERLFGALRSAGVNVVLISQASSEQSICLAIEESQGPLARQAIEQAFALEFQKNLIQPLQITNDISILAAVGDNMQHTPGIAGRFFTALGQSGISVRAIAQGSSERNISAVIDTKDAVKALRTVHSSFVLPHLNISLGLIGTGLIGSTFLKQLSEQTERLKTSKKINIQVRAIADSKKMWLSENEIPLQNWKEGFEKYSQALDLKKLSHHLQSHYIPHSVLIEATASSSLTTHYVNWLNQGLHLISPNKKANTGSFQDYKNIRLAMQSSQRHFLYSTNVGAGLPIIQTLRDLRATGDEIVEIEGILSGTLSYIFNEFSGSFFSKIVCQAKEKGYTEPDPREDLSGQDVVRKLVILAREIQIPLEVNEVEVMGLVPEKMQSLTKDEFMAQIQELDDQMEKRWMAAKEKNEILRFVASIDSSGKAKVGLKNLPYHHVFSKVTGTDNIVLFKTRRYFHQPLVVQGPGAGPEVTAAGVFADLLRLSQYLGAPL
- a CDS encoding homoserine kinase; translated protein: MTRALVRKAAKKPGKHSVKKSLNSATAFAPATVANVAVGFDILGFAINGLGETACVEKIPSAKVILNPIEGYPEIPLEPHLNTATAGLLELIKDQNLNFGFRVTLKKNIPMGSGLGGSSTSAVAALVAANALLKKKLSMEQLLHYALIGEQIASQSRHADNVAPCLVGGMVLIHQNQGKKISAKTSNSFFPIKIKSPKDLYCVIVLPEISIKTSEARKILSPQVPLASVIEQTRNLAGFILGCEKSDFDLMGLSLKDAIIETQRSHLVPFFSDIQKSALAAGALGCSLSGSGPAMFALGKGPSKAVKIHKAMLAMAAQKNLPIKGSWVSRISNRGARVIRGRG